In Candidatus Thermoplasmatota archaeon, one genomic interval encodes:
- a CDS encoding 4Fe-4S binding protein, protein MDKPKKVKILKFHPEKCNGCLECEKACSMVHFKTKDGGDKSAIRIIKNGDRYQMHVCDQRGLCLDMCPVGALTRRKNGVVWLDKDLCIGCQACVGFCPINAMRKSVSRIQPFKCISCGACVRACPNGALELVEVKIDEIKEIVYHKLGV, encoded by the coding sequence ATGGATAAACCTAAAAAAGTTAAAATCTTGAAATTCCACCCTGAGAAATGTAATGGTTGCCTTGAGTGTGAAAAAGCTTGTTCAATGGTTCATTTTAAGACAAAGGATGGCGGTGATAAATCAGCTATTCGTATAATCAAAAATGGTGATAGATATCAGATGCATGTTTGTGATCAGAGAGGACTATGTTTGGATATGTGCCCAGTTGGGGCTCTTACAAGAAGGAAAAATGGTGTGGTTTGGCTTGATAAAGATCTTTGTATTGGCTGCCAGGCTTGTGTTGGTTTTTGTCCCATTAACGCAATGAGAAAATCTGTTTCAAGAATCCAGCCTTTTAAATGTATTTCATGTGGTGCTTGTGTAAGAGCGTGCCCAAATGGCGCTCTTGAATTAGTAGAAGTAAAAATTGATGAAATAAAAGAAATTGTTTATCATAAACTGGGGGTTTAA